The Hymenobacter oligotrophus genome has a window encoding:
- a CDS encoding M61 metallopeptidase family protein yields the protein MKLLLLFCCLLPTLLLAQHRLDYAVHYSPNLGTEGLRVQLSVRTPKATDSTYFHFANEVWGEKNLLACLGGFAGENAQYRFRVVPDSNRIVVYHPRTRSVSFSYRVKQDAAEYPRDAFNRPRVTDTYFHVLGESLFAMPEFITNAPTEPSITASIRWVGFPAGYVLHNTFASQVAQQTFRGKLWTQFYRSLYVGGDYRLQQFSYRNKPVYLAVRGQWHNYDEARVLSNLQQVLSTQREFWNDAGPALYTVFMSPTISTADTTWHGQSMRGESLHQGFKLQSSNNPFNNWDVLSYMFNHEMMHDWLGGQIGAAHEELNYWFTEGFTDYYAYKNRLRNGSLSLEDWVKSFNSRIIKSLYNNPERNQPNYVLKDNFWKSRSFETLAYRRGAVFAFWLDNQILKKTNYTRSLDDLMREMLQACRQPGQQFTDERFLAMVQEYLHQDISAFFQKHILVGADLPLATADLIEGFAVETVQGMPVLKTTGASNAVRERYLNNKPAAKSVAQK from the coding sequence ATGAAACTCCTGCTGCTTTTCTGCTGCCTGCTGCCTACCCTGCTGCTGGCCCAACACCGCCTCGATTACGCCGTGCACTACTCGCCCAACCTAGGCACCGAGGGTTTGCGGGTGCAGTTGAGCGTGCGCACGCCCAAGGCCACCGACTCTACCTATTTCCACTTCGCCAACGAGGTATGGGGCGAGAAAAACCTGCTGGCTTGCCTAGGTGGCTTTGCGGGCGAAAACGCGCAGTACCGCTTTCGGGTGGTGCCCGATAGCAACCGCATTGTGGTGTACCACCCGCGCACCCGTTCGGTGAGCTTCTCGTACCGCGTAAAGCAGGATGCGGCTGAGTACCCACGCGACGCCTTCAACCGGCCGCGCGTAACCGATACGTACTTCCACGTGCTGGGCGAGTCGCTGTTTGCCATGCCCGAGTTTATCACCAATGCGCCCACCGAGCCGAGCATTACGGCTAGCATCCGGTGGGTGGGCTTCCCAGCGGGCTACGTGCTGCACAACACGTTTGCCTCGCAGGTAGCGCAGCAAACCTTCCGGGGCAAGCTCTGGACACAGTTTTACCGCTCGCTCTACGTGGGCGGCGACTACCGCCTGCAGCAGTTTAGCTACCGCAACAAGCCCGTGTACCTGGCCGTGCGCGGGCAATGGCACAACTACGACGAGGCCCGCGTGCTCAGCAACCTGCAGCAGGTGCTCAGCACCCAGCGCGAGTTCTGGAACGATGCCGGCCCAGCTCTCTACACCGTGTTCATGAGCCCCACCATTAGCACCGCCGATACTACTTGGCACGGGCAGAGCATGCGCGGCGAGAGTTTGCACCAGGGCTTTAAGCTGCAGTCGTCGAACAACCCGTTCAACAACTGGGATGTGCTCAGCTACATGTTCAACCACGAGATGATGCACGACTGGCTGGGCGGGCAAATCGGCGCCGCGCACGAGGAGCTGAACTATTGGTTTACGGAAGGCTTTACCGACTACTACGCCTACAAAAACCGCCTGCGCAACGGCTCCCTCTCGCTGGAAGACTGGGTGAAGAGCTTCAACAGCCGCATAATCAAGTCGCTGTACAACAACCCCGAGCGCAACCAACCCAACTACGTCCTCAAGGATAACTTCTGGAAGTCGCGCAGCTTCGAAACGCTGGCTTACCGCCGCGGCGCCGTGTTTGCCTTCTGGCTCGACAACCAAATTCTGAAGAAAACCAACTACACCCGCTCGCTCGACGACCTGATGCGCGAGATGCTACAAGCCTGTCGCCAGCCCGGCCAGCAGTTTACCGACGAGCGGTTCCTGGCCATGGTGCAGGAGTACCTGCACCAGGACATCAGCGCGTTTTTTCAGAAGCACATTTTGGTAGGCGCCGATTTGCCCCTCGCTACCGCCGATTTGATCGAAGGCTTTGCGGTGGAAACCGTGCAGGGCATGCCGGTACTGAAAACCACCGGCGCCAGCAATGCCGTGCGCGAGCGGTACCTCAACAACAAGCCCGCCGCTAAATCGGTAGCGCAGAAGTAA
- a CDS encoding energy transducer TonB, whose amino-acid sequence MKYLICLGLISISVTGYGQQTKKVTEHRGNSKEQYSALKTDPKVKHGPYARYEGQSGQLAERGYYRNGVRDSIWTEYHWGGSKVRARGKYRNNEKVGEWQAYDYKGELVQRFDYTKRQLLLDKPNPWAEKVTAKSLGAGATLDSKPTYIGGWDAVFRTIGMNVRYPAQALRSNIQGEVRVAFTVDADGKASGFRVAKGIGGGCDEESLRVIQMITDGWFPAQVDGQPVAAELEVPVSFSIR is encoded by the coding sequence ATGAAATATCTCATCTGCCTAGGTCTCATCAGCATTTCCGTAACCGGCTATGGTCAGCAGACCAAGAAAGTGACCGAGCATCGGGGCAACTCCAAAGAGCAATACAGCGCCCTGAAAACCGACCCGAAGGTGAAGCACGGGCCTTATGCCCGGTACGAAGGCCAGTCGGGGCAACTGGCCGAGCGGGGCTATTACCGCAACGGCGTGCGCGACAGCATCTGGACGGAGTACCACTGGGGCGGCAGCAAAGTGCGCGCCCGCGGCAAGTACCGCAACAACGAAAAAGTAGGGGAGTGGCAAGCCTACGATTACAAAGGCGAGTTGGTCCAGCGTTTCGACTACACCAAACGACAGTTGCTGCTCGATAAGCCCAACCCGTGGGCCGAAAAAGTCACCGCCAAATCCCTGGGCGCCGGCGCAACGCTCGATAGCAAGCCCACTTACATCGGCGGTTGGGATGCCGTTTTCAGAACCATTGGCATGAATGTGCGGTACCCCGCCCAGGCGCTGCGCAGCAATATTCAGGGCGAGGTGCGCGTGGCCTTCACGGTTGATGCCGATGGCAAGGCGTCCGGCTTCCGGGTAGCCAAAGGCATCGGGGGCGGCTGCGACGAAGAGTCGCTGCGTGTAATTCAGATGATTACGGATGGCTGGTTTCCGGCGCAGGTTGATGGGCAGCCGGTTGCCGCAGAGTTAGAGGTGCCGGTAAGCTTTTCTATTCGCTAG
- a CDS encoding DoxX family protein: MKAKTTTALYYATTLLFSAFMLMAGIMELMQGPEGREIMRHLGYPEHVLLVLGAGKALGALALVQTRYRILKEWAYAGFTFNLLGACAARTAAHDSPALIVSPLLFLGFMGLSYLLWKKRQQLRTAPAANAPVATQLAVA; this comes from the coding sequence ATGAAAGCCAAAACCACAACCGCCCTTTACTACGCCACCACCCTGCTCTTTTCGGCCTTCATGCTGATGGCTGGCATCATGGAGCTGATGCAAGGCCCCGAGGGCCGCGAAATTATGCGCCACCTGGGCTACCCCGAGCACGTGCTGCTGGTGCTGGGCGCCGGCAAAGCCCTAGGTGCGCTGGCCTTGGTGCAAACCCGTTACCGCATCCTTAAGGAGTGGGCCTATGCCGGCTTCACCTTCAACTTGCTCGGGGCCTGCGCAGCTCGTACCGCCGCCCACGACAGCCCTGCGCTTATCGTATCGCCGCTGCTGTTTCTGGGCTTTATGGGCCTGAGCTACTTGCTCTGGAAAAAGCGCCAGCAGTTGCGCACCGCCCCCGCAGCCAATGCGCCCGTGGCTACGCAGCTGGCCGTGGCCTAG
- a CDS encoding GNAT family N-acetyltransferase — MFKALHADGITLHLINEDNLAEVFGLFQGRPDSQPMLEELFRNYLPRYEGGQRTNFGFYSMLGAELAGMTLLSVDSWEERAGSTGADVFEHMRGRGVTPRSKPHLFYLAFELLGLNRVATGCRVSNLSSKRSIEKTAGFQFEGVMRESGLNDLGEFEDELLYAILRRDWLQLYDARQVQVLY; from the coding sequence ATGTTTAAAGCCCTGCACGCCGATGGCATTACGCTGCACCTCATCAACGAGGACAACCTGGCGGAGGTGTTTGGCTTGTTTCAGGGCCGCCCCGATTCGCAGCCGATGCTCGAGGAATTGTTCCGCAACTACCTGCCCCGGTACGAGGGCGGCCAGCGCACCAACTTCGGCTTTTACTCCATGCTCGGCGCGGAGCTGGCCGGCATGACGCTGCTTTCGGTGGACAGCTGGGAAGAACGCGCGGGCTCTACCGGCGCCGATGTGTTTGAGCACATGCGCGGCCGCGGCGTTACGCCGCGCAGCAAGCCGCACTTGTTTTACCTGGCCTTCGAGCTGCTGGGCCTGAACCGCGTAGCCACCGGCTGCCGCGTGTCGAACTTGTCGTCGAAGCGCTCCATCGAGAAAACGGCGGGCTTTCAGTTCGAGGGTGTCATGCGCGAATCGGGCCTGAACGACCTAGGCGAGTTCGAGGACGAGCTGCTCTACGCCATTTTGCGCCGCGATTGGCTGCAGCTCTACGATGCCCGCCAGGTGCAGGTGCTGTATTAA
- a CDS encoding cysteine desulfurase-like protein, giving the protein MTHASILSIRSHFPALQPNAIRPPYIFFDGPGGTQMSRQALDAMVAYITGGMANLHGTFPTSVGTDALLDEGRQAVADLLNCEPQEVAFGQNMTSLAFAIARGLAGFINPGDEVLVTELDHRANVDPWVTLAKDRGAVVRFIPVSPETYTLELDDLGTLVNERTKLVAVGMSSNVTGTVTPVERIIARAKEVGALTVVDAVHAVPHLPIDFRTLGADVLLCSAYKFFGPHLGVAVVSAELFEKLAVYKLAPAPTDIPHKLETGTQNHEGIAGLIGALEFVQALGEGSTRKERLRAGLEAIDAYEQELAQELERFLLSVPQVRLYRAPAGTRKTPTLAFTIEGRNSREVAAWFAKRHHMCIADGHFYASTLADKLEVGPQGGWVRIGLAPYNTAEEIEQFKAALQEFLAE; this is encoded by the coding sequence ATGACCCACGCATCCATCCTCAGCATTCGTTCGCACTTTCCGGCCCTGCAGCCCAATGCCATCCGTCCGCCCTACATCTTCTTCGATGGGCCCGGTGGCACGCAAATGTCGCGGCAGGCCCTTGATGCCATGGTGGCCTACATCACGGGCGGCATGGCCAACCTGCACGGCACTTTCCCGACAAGCGTAGGCACCGATGCCCTGCTCGACGAAGGCCGCCAAGCCGTAGCCGATTTGCTGAACTGCGAACCACAAGAGGTGGCCTTTGGTCAGAACATGACCTCACTGGCCTTTGCCATTGCGCGCGGCCTGGCCGGCTTCATCAACCCCGGCGACGAAGTGTTGGTAACCGAGCTTGACCACCGCGCCAACGTCGACCCGTGGGTGACGCTGGCCAAAGACCGCGGCGCCGTGGTGCGGTTTATCCCCGTCAGCCCCGAAACCTATACCCTGGAGCTCGACGACCTAGGCACCCTGGTAAACGAACGTACCAAGCTGGTAGCCGTGGGCATGTCGTCGAACGTGACGGGCACGGTTACGCCCGTAGAGCGCATCATTGCCCGCGCCAAGGAGGTTGGCGCCCTCACAGTGGTCGATGCCGTGCACGCCGTGCCGCACTTGCCCATCGACTTTCGGACCCTAGGTGCCGATGTGCTGCTGTGCTCGGCCTACAAGTTTTTTGGGCCGCACCTAGGCGTGGCGGTTGTTTCGGCCGAGCTGTTCGAGAAGCTGGCGGTGTATAAGCTGGCACCCGCGCCCACCGACATTCCGCACAAGCTCGAAACCGGCACCCAAAACCACGAAGGCATTGCCGGGCTTATCGGCGCGCTGGAGTTTGTGCAGGCCCTAGGTGAGGGCAGCACCCGCAAGGAGCGGCTGCGCGCGGGCCTCGAGGCCATTGATGCCTACGAGCAGGAACTGGCCCAGGAGCTCGAACGCTTTTTGCTGTCGGTGCCGCAGGTGCGCTTGTACCGCGCGCCGGCTGGCACGCGCAAAACGCCTACGCTGGCATTTACCATCGAAGGCCGCAACTCCCGCGAAGTAGCCGCTTGGTTTGCCAAGCGCCACCACATGTGCATTGCCGATGGGCACTTCTACGCCTCCACTTTGGCCGATAAGCTGGAAGTAGGCCCGCAGGGCGGCTGGGTGCGCATTGGCCTGGCGCCGTACAACACCGCCGAAGAAATAGAGCAGTTCAAAGCGGCGCTACAGGAGTTTTTGGCTGAGTAG
- a CDS encoding Tudor-knot domain-containing protein: MHLPLPCRLSALGLLPLALLVQAQNPAAYKVGDAVQIQWKSSWYPGRVLEAKNGSYKIHYDGYAASWDEWVTPARLKAASAAAPTPKPTPAAPSAKPLPATKTSAAGKDGPPVGKYLCYTTAANMLVGSMWIMPAGQYKILEAGPVGTYRFDARTRELTWASGSNLRLKRRGWYAGPTDKDDIRSQSNQNRHTILYLEEGATGSPYDNQREGEANFIRCYCQDQ, translated from the coding sequence ATGCACCTACCTCTACCCTGCCGTCTTTCAGCCCTAGGTTTGCTGCCGCTTGCGCTGCTTGTGCAGGCCCAAAATCCGGCCGCCTACAAAGTCGGCGACGCAGTCCAGATTCAGTGGAAAAGCTCGTGGTACCCAGGCAGGGTTCTGGAGGCGAAAAACGGCTCCTACAAAATTCACTACGATGGCTACGCCGCCAGCTGGGATGAATGGGTTACCCCAGCCCGCCTGAAAGCAGCGTCGGCTGCGGCACCAACTCCCAAACCTACACCTGCTGCGCCCTCGGCTAAGCCACTGCCCGCCACCAAAACTTCGGCGGCCGGCAAGGATGGTCCGCCAGTAGGCAAATACTTGTGCTACACCACCGCAGCCAACATGCTGGTGGGCAGCATGTGGATAATGCCCGCCGGCCAATACAAAATACTAGAGGCCGGGCCCGTAGGCACCTACCGTTTCGATGCCCGTACGCGCGAGCTTACCTGGGCCAGCGGCTCGAACCTGCGCCTGAAGCGCCGCGGCTGGTATGCAGGCCCTACCGATAAAGACGACATACGCAGCCAAAGCAACCAAAACCGGCACACCATTCTGTACCTGGAGGAAGGCGCCACCGGCTCGCCCTACGACAACCAGCGCGAAGGCGAAGCCAACTTCATTCGCTGCTACTGCCAAGATCAGTAA
- a CDS encoding aminotransferase class IV — protein MNPAPYAYLRGDFVPLDQAFLHVSDLAIQRGYGIFDFLKVQDGHPLFLDYYLDRFYQSAELMELAVPLPRPELEAVLRQLIGRNNLPLSGIKLLLTGGYSSSGYEPPAQANLIITQQPIALPTPEQLARGLRIISHEYVREFPAAKTINYSMGIRLLKRLQALGADEVLYHQQGSVTEFPRANFFIVRPDDTVVTPAANVLGGITRRNILGLSGRPYRIEEGPVTLHDVRQAKEAFLTSTTKLVMPVVQLDDHVIGSGQPGRVTLDLLHALTQLEQQQLTQSYA, from the coding sequence ATGAACCCGGCTCCCTACGCATACCTGCGCGGCGATTTTGTGCCGCTCGATCAGGCCTTTTTGCACGTCAGCGACCTAGCCATTCAGCGCGGCTACGGCATCTTCGATTTCCTGAAGGTGCAAGACGGCCACCCGCTGTTTCTCGACTATTACCTCGACCGTTTCTACCAATCGGCTGAGCTGATGGAGCTAGCCGTGCCGCTGCCGCGGCCCGAACTGGAGGCGGTACTGCGGCAGCTCATCGGCCGCAACAACCTGCCGCTGTCGGGCATCAAGCTGCTGCTCACGGGTGGGTACTCCAGCAGCGGCTACGAGCCGCCCGCCCAGGCCAACCTCATCATCACGCAGCAGCCCATCGCGCTGCCCACGCCCGAGCAGTTGGCGCGTGGGCTGCGGATCATCAGCCACGAGTACGTGCGCGAGTTTCCGGCAGCCAAAACCATCAACTACAGCATGGGTATTCGGCTGCTGAAGCGGCTGCAAGCCCTAGGTGCCGACGAGGTGCTGTACCATCAGCAAGGTTCGGTAACGGAGTTTCCGCGCGCCAACTTCTTCATCGTGCGGCCCGACGATACCGTGGTTACGCCCGCCGCCAACGTGCTCGGCGGCATTACGCGGCGCAACATCCTAGGTCTGTCGGGGCGGCCGTACCGCATTGAGGAAGGCCCCGTAACCCTGCACGACGTGCGCCAGGCCAAAGAGGCGTTCCTGACGAGCACCACCAAGCTGGTAATGCCCGTAGTGCAGCTCGACGACCACGTAATTGGCAGCGGCCAGCCCGGCCGCGTCACCCTCGATTTACTTCACGCCCTCACGCAGCTCGAACAACAGCAGCTGACGCAATCCTACGCATGA
- a CDS encoding GlxA family transcriptional regulator, producing MKHITILVPKGAILGSIEGPRLVFSEVNALMQRMGKPPLFQIQLVGLVHDTPVCGGLYQVHTDLLTSDVERTDLVVIPAIDGDLRQALDDNRDFIPWIIGQYKRGAEVASLCVGAFLLASTGLIKGRQCTTHWAAASYFRAMFPDVQLVEDKLITDEHGIYSSGGAFSYLNLVLYLIEKYAGRDIAVTCAKVFQIDIERVSQSAFIIFKGQKEHGDEPIKKLQTYIEDNYQEKITVDQLADMLALGRRNLERRFKKATANSVVEYIQRVKIEAAKNSLESSRDTVNEVMYQVGYTDPKAFRDTFRRITGLSPKEYRDKYNRERAVAAV from the coding sequence ATGAAACACATTACCATCCTGGTTCCTAAAGGGGCCATTCTAGGAAGCATCGAAGGGCCACGGCTGGTGTTCTCGGAGGTAAACGCCCTGATGCAGCGCATGGGCAAGCCGCCGTTGTTTCAGATTCAGCTGGTAGGCCTCGTGCACGACACGCCCGTGTGCGGCGGCCTGTACCAAGTGCACACCGATTTGCTTACCTCCGACGTGGAGCGCACCGATTTGGTGGTTATCCCCGCCATCGATGGCGACCTAAGGCAGGCGCTCGACGATAACCGCGACTTTATTCCGTGGATCATCGGCCAGTACAAGCGCGGCGCCGAGGTGGCCAGCCTGTGCGTGGGAGCGTTTTTGCTCGCCTCCACGGGCCTTATCAAAGGGCGGCAGTGCACCACGCATTGGGCGGCGGCCAGCTACTTCCGGGCCATGTTCCCCGATGTGCAATTGGTGGAGGACAAGCTCATCACCGACGAGCACGGCATTTACTCGAGCGGTGGGGCTTTCTCGTACCTCAATCTGGTGCTGTACCTGATCGAAAAATACGCCGGCCGCGACATTGCCGTAACCTGCGCCAAGGTGTTTCAGATTGACATTGAACGCGTCAGCCAATCGGCCTTTATCATCTTCAAAGGCCAGAAAGAGCACGGCGACGAGCCCATCAAGAAGCTGCAGACCTACATCGAGGACAACTACCAGGAGAAGATTACCGTCGATCAGCTGGCCGACATGCTGGCCCTAGGTAGGCGCAACCTCGAGCGCCGCTTCAAGAAGGCCACCGCCAACTCGGTGGTCGAGTACATTCAGCGCGTAAAGATTGAAGCGGCCAAAAACAGCTTGGAGTCGTCGCGCGATACCGTGAACGAGGTGATGTACCAAGTAGGCTACACCGACCCCAAAGCCTTCCGCGACACGTTCCGGCGCATCACCGGGTTGTCGCCGAAAGAGTACCGCGACAAGTACAACCGCGAGCGGGCCGTGGCTGCGGTTTAA
- a CDS encoding SPW repeat domain-containing protein encodes MDQPISRRQHAIPEFTMIPSIAAAPAAFGFTHDKTASTLCYVLSGTALLSALFTRAEWGAVKVIPYKTHLALDAVSGLTALAAPWLFGFAKNTRARNAFLAMGAIASIVTALSRPEEMPKYRTR; translated from the coding sequence ATGGATCAGCCCATTTCGCGCCGCCAGCATGCCATCCCGGAGTTCACCATGATTCCGTCTATCGCCGCCGCGCCGGCCGCGTTCGGTTTCACCCACGACAAAACTGCCTCTACGCTGTGCTACGTGCTTAGCGGCACGGCCTTGCTCTCGGCTTTGTTTACCCGCGCCGAATGGGGCGCCGTGAAGGTGATTCCCTACAAAACCCACCTTGCGCTCGATGCCGTAAGCGGCCTGACGGCCCTGGCTGCGCCGTGGCTGTTTGGCTTCGCCAAGAACACCCGCGCCCGCAACGCTTTCCTGGCCATGGGCGCCATTGCCAGCATCGTAACGGCGTTGTCGCGGCCCGAGGAAATGCCTAAGTACCGCACGCGCTAA
- a CDS encoding dihydrofolate reductase family protein, protein MRKVVVSEFLTLDGVMEEPRWTLEYFGEEEGQFKLHEMMTADDLLLGRVTYEGFAAAWPSRTDEDGYAERINTMPKHLVTTTLTEGPWQNTHIVAADNLAEYVTRLKQQPGQDILVFGSGQLVQTLMQHNLVDEFRLMVFPLVVGKGQRLFQEGSTANLKLVSSKAHPSGVTVLTYAPAPKKEEANQD, encoded by the coding sequence ATGAGAAAAGTAGTTGTATCGGAGTTTCTGACCCTCGACGGCGTAATGGAAGAACCCCGCTGGACGCTCGAGTACTTCGGCGAGGAAGAAGGCCAGTTTAAGCTGCACGAAATGATGACTGCCGACGACCTCCTGCTTGGCCGCGTTACCTACGAGGGCTTTGCTGCCGCCTGGCCCAGCCGCACCGACGAAGACGGCTACGCCGAGCGCATCAATACCATGCCCAAGCACCTAGTAACCACCACGCTTACCGAAGGCCCCTGGCAGAACACGCACATCGTTGCTGCCGATAACCTAGCGGAGTACGTTACGCGCCTGAAGCAGCAGCCCGGCCAGGATATTTTGGTGTTCGGCAGCGGCCAACTGGTGCAAACCCTGATGCAACACAACCTCGTGGACGAATTCCGCCTGATGGTGTTTCCGCTGGTGGTAGGCAAAGGCCAGCGCCTGTTTCAGGAAGGCAGCACCGCCAACCTAAAGCTGGTCAGCTCAAAAGCGCACCCCTCAGGCGTAACCGTGCTCACCTACGCCCCGGCTCCGAAGAAGGAAGAAGCTAACCAAGATTAA
- a CDS encoding SDR family NAD(P)-dependent oxidoreductase: protein MKHKRLPLPIPLALLVLLIGLLSSCATSKPGTAVQKKVQGKTYVIVGASSGFGRGMAEQLGALKANVVLAARRTELLEEVAAKVRAGGGQALVVTTDISQPDQVQRLADAAVQQFGRVDVWVNDAGVGGIGRFWEIPVADYSRMIDVNLKGIVYGSHAAMQIFKKQGAGVLMNLGSVESHVPLAYHAVYAATKGAIKNFDQALNQELRLSGFRNIEVVTIEPWAVDTPFWTHAANYSGGTPRMAAMDPPTKVVNAMVRSSVRPRQELPVGWKARGAVTSHRLLPHFTERLSANIAHRYQIKTAPPAPANAGSLHQPEVEGRGVADGVKARIKAENKQRREQKGK, encoded by the coding sequence ATGAAACACAAACGCCTACCGTTACCCATTCCCTTGGCGCTGCTTGTGCTCTTGATTGGCTTGCTTAGCAGCTGCGCCACCTCCAAGCCCGGCACCGCGGTGCAGAAGAAAGTACAAGGCAAAACCTACGTGATTGTGGGCGCCTCGAGCGGCTTTGGCCGCGGCATGGCCGAGCAGCTGGGCGCCCTTAAGGCCAACGTAGTGCTGGCTGCCCGCCGCACCGAGCTGCTCGAAGAAGTAGCCGCCAAAGTGCGTGCCGGTGGGGGCCAAGCCCTGGTGGTAACCACCGACATCAGCCAGCCCGACCAAGTGCAGCGCCTCGCCGATGCCGCCGTGCAGCAGTTTGGCCGCGTGGATGTGTGGGTAAACGACGCCGGCGTGGGTGGTATTGGCCGCTTCTGGGAAATACCCGTTGCCGACTACTCCCGCATGATCGACGTGAACCTGAAAGGCATTGTGTACGGCAGCCATGCCGCCATGCAAATCTTCAAGAAGCAAGGCGCCGGCGTGCTCATGAACCTGGGCTCCGTCGAAAGCCACGTGCCCCTGGCCTACCACGCCGTGTACGCCGCTACCAAAGGTGCCATCAAAAACTTCGACCAGGCCCTTAACCAAGAGCTGCGCCTAAGCGGCTTCCGGAACATTGAGGTGGTTACCATTGAGCCGTGGGCCGTGGATACCCCGTTCTGGACGCACGCCGCCAATTACAGCGGCGGCACGCCCCGCATGGCCGCCATGGACCCACCTACCAAAGTAGTAAATGCCATGGTGCGCTCCTCGGTGCGGCCGCGGCAAGAGCTGCCGGTGGGCTGGAAAGCCCGCGGCGCCGTTACCTCGCACCGCCTGCTGCCGCACTTCACCGAGCGGCTATCGGCCAACATTGCGCACCGCTACCAAATCAAAACCGCGCCGCCTGCCCCAGCCAACGCCGGCTCGTTGCATCAGCCCGAAGTCGAAGGCCGCGGCGTAGCCGATGGCGTAAAAGCCCGCATCAAAGCCGAAAACAAGCAACGCCGCGAGCAGAAAGGCAAATAG